The Kribbella shirazensis genomic interval TCGGCCTCCGGCGTGGAGGTTTCGTCCACCCACAGGTCGAGGTGGGTGCGGTCGGTCGTGTCGAGGTGGAGTCTGGTGGGCGCGGCGCCCGCCGGCGGGGCGAGGAAGTCGGGGTTGCCGGGGTCGGCGGTGAAGCCGAGCGCCTGACTCCAGAATTCGGCCGCCGGGCCGTTCGACGGGACGTTCAGGACGATTGCTCCGAGTGTGAGTGCCATGGCTCCCAGGCTGGCAGAAACGCGGGTCCGCGGTCAGTCGCCGACCTGGCCCGGCGTTCGGCCGAAGGTACGGCGGAACGCCGCGATGTACGCCGACGCGCTCGAGTAACCGACCCGATGGGCGACCTCCGACACCGGGTAGGCGTCGAGCAGGATCAGCGACGCCCGCAGTCGCAGGCTCGCGCGCCAGGTGGTGAACGGCTGACCGAACTGCCGCTGGAAGTCCCGTTGCAGCGTCTTCGCGCTCACGTGCAGCCGGACCGCCCACTCGTCCAGCGTGGTCGGATCGGCCGGGTCCTGGGTCAGCGCCCGCGCGACCCGCAGCGCGAACCCGGTCCCGGCGCCCGCCGTGTCGGTGAGATCCCGTAGCGGTCGTTCGAGACCGCGCATCACTTGTGCGCGCAGCTCCAACCCGGCGGCCTCGGGCAGCCCGCGGACCGCGAGGCCGCGGATCGCGTCGCCGACCTCGGCCGGCACGTGAGCGGTCCCGATCCGGAGCCCGGCCAGCCCGGGCGGATCCTCACGCAGACACAACCGGTAGACCGTGTGGCGTGTCGGCCCGACCGAGGCGGGTTTTGCCTGCACGGAGTGACTGACCGCTCGCTGCACCCAGACCGCTTCGCCGGAGCCGACGAACTCGGTACACCCTCCGTACGAGACCGACATCAGGCCGTCCGGCGACCAGTACAACTGGTTCAGCCAGTCCTGGCGGCTCCCGCCGAACTCGAGCGCGCTCGCGGCGACGTACCGCAGGACGAGGACCCCGCCCGGCGTACCGAGTCCGTACCCGAACTCGTCGCAACTGTCCGGATCCGTGCCACGCGCGGTGACCAGGCTCAAGGTGTCCTCCTCGCGACACTCGCTGTCCTCCAGGCGCTATCAGCAGCCATTAAGTAAGGCTAACCTAACTTCGACTGACGAGGAGGTTGGCATGTTTCTGCGCCCGTTGGGTGCGCTCGTCCTGGCCGTCGGGCTGGTGGCGTGCGGTGCGTCGGATCCGGACCCGGTGGCCGGGCAGACCCGGGTCTTCCCGGCGGACAACGGCGACGTCACGATCCCGAAGACCCCGCAACGGGTGGTCGCCACCGGGTACGCCGTCCCCGCGCTGATCGAGGCCGGCGCGCCGCTGGTCGGGATCTCGCTGTTCACCCGGAGCGAGCCGATGCTGTCCGCGGCCGACAAGGCGACGTACGACGGGCTGACCAAGATCGCCGGCGACACCGCCGCCGAGACCGACTACGAGAAGATCGCGCTCGCGAAGCCGGACCTGATCGTCATCGGCGTACCGCAGCCCGTGCTCAAGGACCTGGACCTGAACCGGCTGGAGGCGATCGCGCCGGTGGTGACGATCGGGCCGACCGTCCCGGACGCCTGGCGGGAGCTGTCCCGGCGGCAGGCCGACGCGGCCGGGCGGGCGGCGGACTTCGACCAGGCGAAGACGGCGTACGAGAAGCGGGCCGCCGAGCTGAAGGCGAAGTACGCGCAGGCGGTGGCGGGGAAGAAGTTCGCGCACGTCGGCGGGTACGGACAGGTCGCCCAGGGCAGCTTCATGCGCGAGTACGGCAAGTCGTGGGGGACGAACATCGCGCAGGACATCGGCGTCGAGTACCCCGGTCAGCCGAAGAATCCCGGACCTGGTTCGCAGGCGGTGTCGGAGCAGGTGTCGATCGAGCTCCTGCCGGACGACCTGCGCGACGCCGACGTGATCACGTACACGCTCGAGCCCGACGGGAGCGTGGGGCCGGCGGTGAAGTTCGTGCCGGACTCGCCGCTGTGGAAGAGCCTGCCGGCGGTGAAGGCGGGGCGCGCGATCCCCGTGCGGTACACGCAGGCGGCGACGTACGAGTCGGCGATGCTGACGCTCGACGCGCTGGACAAGGCGCTCGCGCCGCTGCGGGACGCGGGGTGAACCGGGACAACGCCCGGGAGCGGGTCGAGGAGCACCACCGGGCCGGTGCCGGGGTGACGCGGATCGGGTACCCGATCGGGATTCGTACGGCGGTCGTCGGGAGTACGACGTACCTGACGCCGCACATGCTGCGGGTGACGCTGACCGGGGAGGGGTTGGCCGGCTTCCACTCGTACCACTGCGACGACCACGTGAAGATCGTGTTCCCGGACCCGGACGGCACGCACCGGATCCCGGTGGCCAACGACCGCCAGATGCTCGACTGGCCGCGGCCGCTCCCGCCGACGCGCAGTTACACGGTCCGGCGGTACGACGGGACGCGCCTGGAACTGGACTTCGTCGTCCACAACGGCGGCCTCGCCTCGCCGTGGGCCGAGGCGCTGCGCCCGGGCGACGAGGTCGCGATCGCCGGCCCGCCTGGTGGACGGGCGTTCCCGTACACGCACGCCCACTACGTCTTCGCCGTGGACCCCACCGGCCTGCCGGCCGCCGCCCGCTGGCTCGACGAGGCCCCGTCCCACCTGCCCGCCGACGTCGTGGTCGAGATCGACCACCCCGACGAGTCCGGCTACCCGCTCGCGGAACGCCCCGGCGTGAAGATCCACTGGGTCCCCCGCGGAACCCTCGCCGACGAGGTTCTCTCCCTCACCGTCCCGCCCGACACCTTCCTCTTCGCCGCCGGCGAGGCCGACAGCCTCCGCCCGCTCCGCACCTGGCCCAAGTCCCACGCCACCATCCAGGGCTACTGGAAACAAGGCGAAGCCGACCACGAAGACCACTGACATCTGATGGTCTACCGGCGAAGGTAGGTCGTCCGCGGCGTCAACTCCCGACCAGTTGATGGGCGTGGACGACGAACTCGGTGCGGCCTTCGACGGTGCAAACGCCCCAAGGACGCTCGGTCGTGATCCGGATGCGATCGCCGTGCACGGCGACGACCTCGCAAGCCACCAGCACGTCGACCGGGTACTCCCGCACACGGGTCAGGTCGGTGCTGAAGATCGGGGCCTTGTCGGCCAGCGTGTGAGATACGCCGTCGGCGTCCCGGAACTCGACCTCCACCCAGCCCGGGACGGGCTCGTCGGACACCCAGCGGGTGGCTTTGGCCAGCAGGTTCTGCACGAGACCACTCTGGCACCGTTCGGGGCTGGGCGTGAGATGGCTCTCGCTGGGGCGTGCGAGAGCACATCTGGTGAGCAAGTAGGCTTGCGCGGGCACTGTTTCGGGTGCCCATGCTGATACTTGTTGAAAGAACTCGCAGGGAACCCGAGGAGAAGACCGCGTGACTTCCCATCGTCCCGCGGCGGTCGTGATCATGGCCGCCGGTCTGGGAACCCGGATGAAATCGGCGACCCCGAAGGTGCTGCACGAGATCGGCGGGCGCAGTCTCGTCGGTCACGCCGTCGTCACTGCCCGGGCCCTGAGCCCCGAGCACCTGGTGGTCGTGGTCGGCAACGGCCGTGAGCTGGTCGAGGAGCACCTGAAGGCCGTCGACCCCGAGGCCCGCACCGCCGTCCAGGAGCAGCAGCTCGGTACCGGCGATGCCGTCCGCGCCGGGCTGACCGCCGTACCGGCCGATTTCGACGGCTCGGTGATCGTCACGTCCGGTGACGTCCCGCTGCTCGAGGCGGAGACGCTGCACGACCTGATCGCCGAGCACGACAAGCACGGCAACGCGGTCACCGTGCTGACCGCCCGGGTCCCGGACCCGACCGGGTACGGCCGGATCGTCCAGGGCGAGGACGGCACGGTCGCCGCGATCGTCGAGCACAAGGACGCCACCGCGGAGCAGCGCGCGATCGACGAGATCAACGCGGGCATCTACGTCTTCGACGCGGCTACCCTGCGTGACGGTCTCAGCCGCCTGACCACCGACAACGCCCAGGGCGAGCTCTACCTGACCGACGTCCTCGGCATCGCCCGCACCGACGGCAAGCGGGTCGGCTCGTACATCATCGACGACGCGATGCAGACCGAAGGCGTCAACGACCGCGTCCAGCTCGCCACCCTCCGCGCCGAGCTGAACCGCCGCACGCTGATCAAGCACATGCGCGCCGGCGTCACGATCGTCGACCCGAACACCACCTGGGTCGACCAGACCGTCGAGCTCGCCCGCGACGTCACCCTGCTGCCGAACACCCAGTTGCACGGCGCCACCACGGTCGGCAGCGGTACGACGATCGGCCCGGACACCACGCTGACGGACCTGGAGATCGGCGAGAACGCGACGATCATCCGGACGCACGGCTCGCTCGCGGTCGTCGGCGACGGTGCGAACGTCGGCCCGTTCGCGTACCTGCGCCCGGGCACCAGGCTCGGTGTGAAGGGCAAGATCGGCACCTTCGTCGAGACCAAGAACACCTCCATCGGCGACGGCGCCAAGGTCCCGCACCTGACGTACGCCGGGGACGCCACCATCGGCGAGGGCGCGAACATCGGCGCCGGCACGATCTTCGCGAACTACGACGGCGTCGCGAAGCACCCGACCCACGTCGGCAAGCACTCGTTCATCGGCAGCAACTCGGTCATCGTCGCCCCGCGGACGATCGCGGACGGCGCGTACCTGGCGGCCGGTACGGCGCTCACCGAGGACGTCGGCCCGGGCGAGATCGCGGTCGCGCGCGGCCGGCAGCGCAACATCAAGGGCTGGGTCGCCCGCAAGCGCCCCGGCACCAAGACCGCCGCGGCGGCCGAGGCGGCGCTCGACAACCAGCCGAAGGACCAGCCGGACGCGCGGCCGGACGAGCAGCAGGCCTGAGCGGTAGACGCGAGAACAACGGGAGGCGCGGGCGATGAGCGGGATGAAACGAACCACCGAGAAGAACCTGATGGTTTTCTCCGGCCGGGCGCATCCCGGTCTCGCCGAGGAGGTGGCCGAGGAACTCGGCTCGGGCCTGGTCCCGACCCAGGCGTACGACTTCGCGAACGGTGAGATCTACGTCCGGTTCGAGGAGTCGGTCCGGGGCAGCGACGCCTTCGTGATCCAGAGCCACACCTCGCCGATCAACGAGTGGATCATGGAGCAGCTGATCATGGTCGACGCGCTGAAGCGGGCGTCGGCCAAGCGGATCACCGTCGTGCTCCCGTTCTACGGTTACGCGCGGCAGGACAAGAAGCACCGCGGCCGGGAGCCGATCTCGGCCCGGCTGATGGCCGACCTGTTCAAGACCGCGGGCGCCAACCGGCTGATCTGCGTGGACCTGCACACCTCGCAGATCCAGGGCTTCTTCGACGGCCCGGTGGACCACCTGATGGCGTTGCCGATCCTCAGCGAGTACGTCGCGAACAAATACGGCGACCAGCAGCTGGCCGTGGTCTCGCCGGACGCCGGCCGGATCAAGGTGGCCGAGCAGTGGTCGGCCCGCCTCGGCGGCGCGCCGCTGGCGTTCATCCACAAGACCCGCGACATCGACCGGCCGAACGAGACCGTCGCGAACCGGGTCGTCGGTGAGGTCAAGGGCCGGGTCTGCATCCTCGTCGACGACATGATCGACACCGCGGGCACCATCACCAAGGCCGCCGACGCGCTGGTCAACGAGGGCGCCGCGGACGTGGTGATCGCGGCCACGCACGCGATCCTGTCGGGCCCGGCCGTGGACCGGCTGAAGAACTGCCAGGCCAGCGAGGTGATCGTCACCAACACGCTGCCGATCGCCGAGGAGCGCCGGTTCGACAAGCTCACCGAGCTGTCGATCGCGCCGCTGATCAGCCGCGCGATCCGCGAGGTCTTCGAGGACGGCTCGGTCACCAGCCTCTTCGACGGCCGCGCCTAGGCCGCGTCGGTCCGGTCCACGCCCCGAGCTGCCCGGCGCCACGCGTAGTACGCGATCGCCATCCCGCCGGCCGCCATCGGGACCTGGACGATCAGCCCCAGCCAGCCGTTGCCCGGAACCACGAAGCTGACCACGACGAACAGCACGAGCAACGGCACCCAGCGGGGGACGGCGTGGGATCGCCACAACCCGACGACCTGGACCACCGTGCCGAGGGCGACCATCAGCGCACCGGCCACCATCGGACCGAACAGATGCAGCAGATCGTCGTTGGCGTTGTCCATCACCGCGCCACCGGCGGTGCTGTCGACCCCGGTGGCGAAGTAGTACGCCGCCGCGAGCCCGCCGACGCCGACCGCCTGGAACGCGATCCCGACCCACATCAGCAGTCCGCCGGCCGTGGCCCAGGCAGCGCCGCGCTTGCGGACGAGGTAGGTGGTGAGGAACGCCTGGGCCGGTACGCCGAGCAGCGCGCCGATGCCCAGTGTCACCAGCAGACCCCACCAGCGGTCCCGCAGCGGCTGGATGTCGGCGTACGCGTAGGTCTCGCCGCCGCCGGCAGGAACGGGCCAGAGCAGTCCGCCGGGTGTTGCGACGAGGTTGCTGACGACAACCGCGAGACCGACAGCGCCGATGCGTCGGCGGGTGACTGGATCGGCCGTCGGTACGACGTTCGGCCGGACGGTTTCGGTGGACATCGGGGTCCCCTCCTCGGTGCATGATCGGACCGTTCCAGCGAACCTCCGCGCGGCCGGGTGACGCATCGAAGCGGGCACGGAGCAGGTTCTCCGTGCTGACTCGGAGTCGCCAGGGGCCAACCGGACTTACCCTGACGACATGCGGTGGCCGCGGTGGGTCGCGCTCGGCACCTTCCTGCTGGCTCTGACGCTCGTAGCAGGGAGTTCCTGGCTGCTGGTCTCGTACCGCACCGGCGCGCACACGCTGCGGAACTTCATCGGGCTGGCAGTGATCGGATCCACGATCGCGGCGCTCGGCCTCGCGGTAGCGCGCAGGCAGCCGGCCAACCCGGTCGGACCGATCCTCGGCTGGATCGGCGTGATCGCAGTGTTTCTGACCGCACGGGACGTCTACTACAACGCCGTGGTTCACGATCCTGGCCGGTTGCCGCTGGGCAACCGGACGGTCGCCTGGCTCGAGGAGAGCGGCTGGTGGCTGCTGATCGCGGTCGCCTTGCTCCTGCTCTACTTCCCGACCGGGCAGCTGGTGAGTCGCCGATGGCGACTGATCCCCCCGGCCTTGCTGGTGCTCGGTGCTGGACAGCAGGCCTTCGGTGCGTTCGCCTCGGAGCCCTTCCTGTCGCCTCTCCAGGACCTGCCGCGGCCCTACGCGCCGCTGCCCGGAGCGCTTCGAGTGGTGAGCGAGCTCGTGTTCTTCGGCCTCCTGGCGCTGTGCCTGGCGGCCGTCGTTCCGGTGGTGATGCGATACCGCGGCTCGACCGGCACGGTCCGCGCTCAGCTGAAGTGGCTGCTGCTGGCCGGCGTCGCCGCCCTGTTGTACCCGCTCGTCTGCCTGGCCGAAATCCTCGTCGCGGGCCAGAGCGGCATCGTGGCGACCGTCGTCGGAGTCCTCACCCTGGCAGCTCTCCCGGCAGCTGTCGCGGTGGCCATGCTCCGGCACGATCTGTACGACGTCGACCGGGTGCTGGCCGACACGGTCAGCTACAGCATCGTGATGGTCGTCCTGCTGGGCACGTACGCCGTCGCGGCCGTCTCCCTCGGACTCGTCCTGGGCCGCGACTCGGCCGTGGTCGCGGCCGCCGCGACGGCCGTGTGCGCGCTGATCCTCGCACCGCTACGGTCCCGGCTGCAGCGCGTGGTCGATCGGCGGCTCTATCCGCCGCGGCGTGCCGCTCTGCTCGCGATCGAGGACCTGCAGCACCGGATCCACACCGAGCAGGCGCAGCCCGAGGACCTCGAGTCCGCGCTGCGCACCGCACTCCGCGATCCAGGTCTTCGCGTCGGCCTGCTGATCCCGGGAGCGTCCGGCTTCGTCGACGCCGCCGGTACGCCGATCGCCGGGCCGCGGCTGGTCCCGGTGCTGCTGGGTGGCGAGCAGATCGGCGTACTGGCGTCCGGCCTGACGTCTCCCGCCGTACTGAAGGTCGTGGCCGCCGCGGCATCCAGCCTGGTCGAGGTGACTCGGCTGCGGGCGGAACTGGCCGGCGCGCTGCGGGAGGTGGAGGCGAGCCGCGCGCGACTGGTACAGGCCGGTGACGCCGAGCGGCGGCGGCTGGAGCGGGACCTGCACGACGGCGCCCAGCAGCGGCTGGTCTCGCTGGGGATGGCGATGCGGCTTGCCCAGCGGCATCTCGACGACGGGACGGTCGACGTGAACGGGCTGCTGGACCAGGGCGTCGCCGAACTCGCCACCGCGGTCGCCGAACTGCGGCAGATCGCCCACGGGCTGCGCCCGGCAAGCCTCGACGACGGCCTGTACGCCGCGTTGAGTGCGATCACCCAGTCACTGCCGATCCCGGTGCGGTTGCAGATTCCGTCCGACCTGCCCGAGGAACTCGCGACGACGGCGTACTTCGTGGCGGCCGAGGCGGTGACGAACGCGGCGAAGTACGCGAACGCGACGTCGATCGTCGTCCGGGTCGCGCGATCGGCCGACGAAATGCGGATCCGGATCGAGGACGACGGATGCGGGGGAGCGGCGCCACGTCCGGGGTCGGGCCTGAGCGGCCTGCTCGATCGGGTCGCGGCGGTCGGTGGCGCGCTGGAACTGCGGAGCCCGGCCGGCCGGGGGACGACGGTGGAGGCGGTGGTGCCGTGCGAGTCGTGATCGGCGAGGACTCGGCGTTGTTCCGGGAAGGGCTGGCACGCCTGCTCGCCGACGCCGGGCACGAGATCGCCGGCCTGGCCGCGGACGCCACGAGCCTGCTGGCCGTGGTCACGGAAACCCGGCCGGACCTGGCGGTGATCGACGTCCGGATGCCTCCCGACGGGACCGACGACGGCGCGCGAGCCGCCCGCCGGCTCCGGGTACTGCATCCCGGCCTCGGGATCGTGCTGCTGTCCCAGCACATCGAGACCCGGCATTCGGTCGAGCTGGTCGCGACCGGTCGCTTCGGCTACCTGCTCAAGGACCGGGTGCTGGCGGTCGACGAGTTCCTGGAGGCCCTGGACCGGGTCGCGGCCGGCGGGTCGGCGCTCGATCCCGAGGTGGTCGGCCGCCTGATCGGACGGCGGCAGGCCGACGACCGCCTCGCGCCGCTGACGCCGCGAGAGCGCGAGGTCCTCGGGCTGATGGCGGAGGGGTTCACCAACGTCGGCATCGGGCGGCGGTTGTTCCTGACCGAGCGGACCGTGGAGACCCACGTCGGGAGCATCCTGGCGAAGCTCGGTCTGCTCACGAACGACGAGCAGCACCGCCGGGTGCTGGCCGTCCTGGCCTATCTCGGCGGGCACTAGATTGGCCGTATGCGAATCGCTGTCTTCCACCCTGGTGCGATGGGCTCGAAGCTGGCCGGGCAGCTGGTTGCGGCCGGGCACGAGGTGCACTGGGTGCCGGACGGCCGCAGCGAGGCCAGCCGGGCACGCGCCGACGAGGCCGGCCTGATCGGTACGCCGTTCGCCGAGGCGGTCGCCCGGGCCGATGTCGTCCTCTGCTCGTGCGCACCGCAAGGTGCCGTGGACATCGCCCAGCAGGTCGGCCGCGAGGGCTTCACCGGCGTCTACGTCGAGGCGAACCCGCTGTCCCCGGCCTCGCTGCGTGCGGCGCAATCCGCCGTACCGGAGGCGACGTTCGTGGACGCCGGTGTGGTCGGTCCGCCACCGACCGGTGGACCGAGTCCCACGCACCTGATGCTGTCCGGTACGGCGGCCGACCAGGTCGCCACGTTGTGGGCCGGGACGGCGGTCACGCCCATGGTGGTCGGCGCCGAACCGGGTGCGGCCAGTGCGGCGAAATCGTCGTACGCCCTCTACAACAAGGGCAAGGCGGCGCTGGCGGTGCTCGCGTTCCAATTGGCCGAGAAGCACGGCGTCACCGACGCGCTCGTCGCCCAGCAGACCCGTGCGGACGGCGGCTCGCTGAAGGACCCGGCGTTGCCGGAGGAACTCCGCGGCGTCGCGTGGCGGTGGGGTCCGGAGTTCGACGAGCTCGCCGAGACCCTGGACGCCGCGGGCCTCGAAGGCGACGCGGCCCGGGCGCTGCGCCAGGTCTGGACCAAGCTCAGCTGAACGCCGGCCCGCCGTAGTCGCGCAGCACGAACGGCGGGATCAGGTCGACCAGTCGGGCCATCGCGTCGAGCCGGGCGAAGACGTCCGGTACGGCGAACTCGCCCCAGCCCCAGGACACGAAGGCGTTGCCGGCGATCTGCCACTCCAGGCCCGGGTTGAACAAGACGCACTCCATCATCCGCGGATGCATGACCGCGGAGCCGTAGCGGTCGTCGTAGCACTCCACCCGGAACTGCTCGTTGAACTGCTGGTTCTCCAGTTCGAGGTCGCGCCCGTGGAACAGGCGAACCCCCGACTCGTGCCGCACCGTGAGCGGTGGCAGCGCGACCGGCAGTGTCAACGCGACCAGGTGGACAGTGTGCGTCTGCGTGGTCTTGCCGTTGCTGGTGACGTACGTGTAGTCGAGTACGCACATCCCGCGACCGCGGTACTCGCCGGCGTACGACTCGCCGGGCTCGCCCCGCTGGAACCGGCTCGCGGCGATCTCGAGCAGCCACGGGTTCGGCGGGACCGGATACCACCCGACGGACGCGATGTGTGCGGCCCGTTGCCGTAGGGCCTCCCGCCGCCGCCGGGCGTGCACGACGACCAGCGCGATCAGGGCGCCGAGCAGGACCAGCACGACCAGCAGAAACAGCAGCACCAGCGCGGCCAACGG includes:
- a CDS encoding ABC transporter substrate-binding protein, with protein sequence MFLRPLGALVLAVGLVACGASDPDPVAGQTRVFPADNGDVTIPKTPQRVVATGYAVPALIEAGAPLVGISLFTRSEPMLSAADKATYDGLTKIAGDTAAETDYEKIALAKPDLIVIGVPQPVLKDLDLNRLEAIAPVVTIGPTVPDAWRELSRRQADAAGRAADFDQAKTAYEKRAAELKAKYAQAVAGKKFAHVGGYGQVAQGSFMREYGKSWGTNIAQDIGVEYPGQPKNPGPGSQAVSEQVSIELLPDDLRDADVITYTLEPDGSVGPAVKFVPDSPLWKSLPAVKAGRAIPVRYTQAATYESAMLTLDALDKALAPLRDAG
- a CDS encoding response regulator; its protein translation is MRVVIGEDSALFREGLARLLADAGHEIAGLAADATSLLAVVTETRPDLAVIDVRMPPDGTDDGARAARRLRVLHPGLGIVLLSQHIETRHSVELVATGRFGYLLKDRVLAVDEFLEALDRVAAGGSALDPEVVGRLIGRRQADDRLAPLTPREREVLGLMAEGFTNVGIGRRLFLTERTVETHVGSILAKLGLLTNDEQHRRVLAVLAYLGGH
- a CDS encoding DUF1932 domain-containing protein, translated to MRIAVFHPGAMGSKLAGQLVAAGHEVHWVPDGRSEASRARADEAGLIGTPFAEAVARADVVLCSCAPQGAVDIAQQVGREGFTGVYVEANPLSPASLRAAQSAVPEATFVDAGVVGPPPTGGPSPTHLMLSGTAADQVATLWAGTAVTPMVVGAEPGAASAAKSSYALYNKGKAALAVLAFQLAEKHGVTDALVAQQTRADGGSLKDPALPEELRGVAWRWGPEFDELAETLDAAGLEGDAARALRQVWTKLS
- a CDS encoding siderophore-interacting protein, with the protein product MNRDNARERVEEHHRAGAGVTRIGYPIGIRTAVVGSTTYLTPHMLRVTLTGEGLAGFHSYHCDDHVKIVFPDPDGTHRIPVANDRQMLDWPRPLPPTRSYTVRRYDGTRLELDFVVHNGGLASPWAEALRPGDEVAIAGPPGGRAFPYTHAHYVFAVDPTGLPAAARWLDEAPSHLPADVVVEIDHPDESGYPLAERPGVKIHWVPRGTLADEVLSLTVPPDTFLFAAGEADSLRPLRTWPKSHATIQGYWKQGEADHEDH
- a CDS encoding VOC family protein, with the translated sequence MALTLGAIVLNVPSNGPAAEFWSQALGFTADPGNPDFLAPPAGAAPTRLHLDTTDRTHLDLWVDETSTPEAEVDRLIGLGAERVEDWTYPPNADFVVLKAPDGTVFCVIG
- a CDS encoding helix-turn-helix domain-containing protein gives rise to the protein MSLVTARGTDPDSCDEFGYGLGTPGGVLVLRYVAASALEFGGSRQDWLNQLYWSPDGLMSVSYGGCTEFVGSGEAVWVQRAVSHSVQAKPASVGPTRHTVYRLCLREDPPGLAGLRIGTAHVPAEVGDAIRGLAVRGLPEAAGLELRAQVMRGLERPLRDLTDTAGAGTGFALRVARALTQDPADPTTLDEWAVRLHVSAKTLQRDFQRQFGQPFTTWRASLRLRASLILLDAYPVSEVAHRVGYSSASAYIAAFRRTFGRTPGQVGD
- the glmU gene encoding bifunctional UDP-N-acetylglucosamine diphosphorylase/glucosamine-1-phosphate N-acetyltransferase GlmU, with the protein product MTSHRPAAVVIMAAGLGTRMKSATPKVLHEIGGRSLVGHAVVTARALSPEHLVVVVGNGRELVEEHLKAVDPEARTAVQEQQLGTGDAVRAGLTAVPADFDGSVIVTSGDVPLLEAETLHDLIAEHDKHGNAVTVLTARVPDPTGYGRIVQGEDGTVAAIVEHKDATAEQRAIDEINAGIYVFDAATLRDGLSRLTTDNAQGELYLTDVLGIARTDGKRVGSYIIDDAMQTEGVNDRVQLATLRAELNRRTLIKHMRAGVTIVDPNTTWVDQTVELARDVTLLPNTQLHGATTVGSGTTIGPDTTLTDLEIGENATIIRTHGSLAVVGDGANVGPFAYLRPGTRLGVKGKIGTFVETKNTSIGDGAKVPHLTYAGDATIGEGANIGAGTIFANYDGVAKHPTHVGKHSFIGSNSVIVAPRTIADGAYLAAGTALTEDVGPGEIAVARGRQRNIKGWVARKRPGTKTAAAAEAALDNQPKDQPDARPDEQQA
- a CDS encoding sensor histidine kinase, producing MRWPRWVALGTFLLALTLVAGSSWLLVSYRTGAHTLRNFIGLAVIGSTIAALGLAVARRQPANPVGPILGWIGVIAVFLTARDVYYNAVVHDPGRLPLGNRTVAWLEESGWWLLIAVALLLLYFPTGQLVSRRWRLIPPALLVLGAGQQAFGAFASEPFLSPLQDLPRPYAPLPGALRVVSELVFFGLLALCLAAVVPVVMRYRGSTGTVRAQLKWLLLAGVAALLYPLVCLAEILVAGQSGIVATVVGVLTLAALPAAVAVAMLRHDLYDVDRVLADTVSYSIVMVVLLGTYAVAAVSLGLVLGRDSAVVAAAATAVCALILAPLRSRLQRVVDRRLYPPRRAALLAIEDLQHRIHTEQAQPEDLESALRTALRDPGLRVGLLIPGASGFVDAAGTPIAGPRLVPVLLGGEQIGVLASGLTSPAVLKVVAAAASSLVEVTRLRAELAGALREVEASRARLVQAGDAERRRLERDLHDGAQQRLVSLGMAMRLAQRHLDDGTVDVNGLLDQGVAELATAVAELRQIAHGLRPASLDDGLYAALSAITQSLPIPVRLQIPSDLPEELATTAYFVAAEAVTNAAKYANATSIVVRVARSADEMRIRIEDDGCGGAAPRPGSGLSGLLDRVAAVGGALELRSPAGRGTTVEAVVPCES
- a CDS encoding ribose-phosphate diphosphokinase, producing the protein MSGMKRTTEKNLMVFSGRAHPGLAEEVAEELGSGLVPTQAYDFANGEIYVRFEESVRGSDAFVIQSHTSPINEWIMEQLIMVDALKRASAKRITVVLPFYGYARQDKKHRGREPISARLMADLFKTAGANRLICVDLHTSQIQGFFDGPVDHLMALPILSEYVANKYGDQQLAVVSPDAGRIKVAEQWSARLGGAPLAFIHKTRDIDRPNETVANRVVGEVKGRVCILVDDMIDTAGTITKAADALVNEGAADVVIAATHAILSGPAVDRLKNCQASEVIVTNTLPIAEERRFDKLTELSIAPLISRAIREVFEDGSVTSLFDGRA